Proteins from a genomic interval of Benincasa hispida cultivar B227 chromosome 7, ASM972705v1, whole genome shotgun sequence:
- the LOC120081361 gene encoding mannosyl-oligosaccharide glucosidase GCS1 isoform X6, whose amino-acid sequence MTGHSRRNPRSRNKSVSAVDGDDDTAVRQGPDTYRRHRDRSKLRPSIRIFNVSLKVMVGFCFVAFFVIFYLIRSLVVVGDHRTPRVITPFPAPKVIDLPQFQGEHKESLYWGTYRPHLYLGIRARTPRSLLAGLMWIGVQNGRYVMRHVCQDSDELSTYGWTHHNARDFGHQVIVDQDLTLATSFLKTKESGSGYGGDWSVRIEVNSKTWFCRSEEVKELLKTGHLFFYLADEDGNALRLSRDAMNIHETSLIASGSRRDIGNWQLHLESRDDVEVHFSGFKTEHFHNLSELVQENIGAQARKFGRLQLSDTSDDSSNILVFQISGRIPFRTDLAFISGTGFPSSREEERVNSLTGSSLTDRLKEKELEFDTRFEECFSLANKFDLESTTVGKAAVSNLLGGIGYFYGRSKIALPGASHPGSRDSFLFYWPAELYTAVPCRPVFPRGFLWDEGFHQLLIWRWDIHISLDILGHWLDLMNIDGWIPREQILGAEALSKIPEEFIPQYPSNANPPALFLVLRVSPANMNSQYTELVHGLKKNAFTETESSKISSFLERAFVRLEAWFQWFNTTQPGKEASSFYWHGRDSSTIRELNPKALMSGLDDYPRASHPTDDERHVDLRCWMLLAADCMHAISELTVKRKRVETVYSSAAKILSDFELLNQMHFDDAYGTYLDFGNHTEKGFRRSVQLGYCAKPGPNQPFGEGKTESRSRTKPIKPVV is encoded by the exons ATGACTGGACATAGTCGACGGAATCCTCGAAGCCGAAACAAATCAGTCTCCGCCGTCGACGGCGACGACGACACCGCCGTCCGTCAAGGTCCGGATACTTATCGACGGCACAGAGATAGAAGCAAATTACGTCCTTCGATTCGCATCTTCAATGTTAGTCTCAAGGTCATGGTAGGTTTTTGCTTCGTCGCATTTTTCGTCATCTTTTATCTGATCAGAAGCCTAGTCGTAGTCGGAGACCATCGGACTCCTAGGGTTATTACGCCATTTCCTGCTCCAAAAGTTATCGACCTTCCTCAG TTTCAAGGTGAACATAAAGAGAGCCTGTATTGGGGAACTTATCGACCTCATCTCTATCTTGGAATCCGAGCTAG GACTCCACGTTCATTGCTTGCTGGCTTGATGTGGATAGGTGTTCAGAATGGAAGATATGTCATGAGGCATGTGTGCCAAGATTCTGATGAACTAAGCACATACGGCTGGACTCATCATAATGCACGTGATTTTGGACATCAAGTTATTGTTGACCAGGACTTGACTTTGGCAACAAGTTTTCTGAAAACAAAGGAGAGTGGTAGTGGCTATGGTGGAGATTGGAGTGTTCGCATTGAAGTTAATAGCAAAAC CTGGTTTTGCAGATCTGAGGAGGTCAAGGAATTGTTGAAAACTGGACATCTTTTTTTCTACTTGGCAGATGAAGATGGAAATGCTTTACGTTTGAGTAGAGATGCCATGAACATTCATGAGACTTCACTCATAGCATCAGGTTCACGCAGAGATATAGGAAATTGGCAGTTACATTTAGAATCTAGG GATGATGTGGAAGTCCATTTTAGTGGCTTTAAGACCGAGCATTTTCACAATTTATCTGAACTTGTTCAGGAAAATATTGGTGCACAA GCAAGAAAATTTGGTCGACTGCAGCTCTCTGACACTTCTGATGACTcttcaaatattttagttttccAG ATCTCCGGAAGAATTCCATTTAGAACAGATTTGGCTTTCATTTCTGGAACTGGTTTCCCAAGTTCTAGAGAAGAGGAACGTGTCAACAGCCTTACAG GTTCATCATTAACGGACCGATTAAAGGAGAAAGAATTAGAATTTGATACCAGATTTGAGGAGTGCTTTAGTTTGGCAAACAAG TTTGATTTAGAATCCACAACTGTTGGTAAGGCTGCTGTTTCAAACTTATTAGGTGGCATTGGTTATTTCTATGGCCGGTCTAAAATTGCTCTCCCAGGTGCCTCCCAT CCCGGAAGTCGTGATAGTTTCCTTTTTTATTGGCCTGCTGAGCTTTACACTGCTGTTCCATGCCGTCCCGTCTTCCCTAGGGGATTTTTGTGGGATGAAGGCTTTCATCAGCTGCTGATCTG GCGATGGGATATTCATATTAGCTTAGATATTCTTGGTCACTGGTTGGATCTAATGAATATTGATGGATGGATTCCACGTGAACAAATATTAGGGGCCGAAGCTCTCAG CAAGATCCCGGAAGAATTTATTCCTCAATATCCAAGCAATGCTAACCCTCCAGCATTATTTCTAGTCTTGCGTG TGTCACCAGCGAATATGAACTCACAGTACACTG AATTAGTTCATGGCCTAAAGAAAAATGCATTTACGGAGACAGAAAGCTCGAAGATATCTTCATTCTTAGAACGGGCTTTTGTCCGCTTGGAAGCTTGGTTCCAGTGGTTCAATACTACACAGCCAG GGAAAGAGGCAAGCAGCTTTTACTGGCATGGAAGAGACAGCTCTACAATTCGGGAACTTAAccctaag GCACTGATGTCTGGGTTGGATGATTATCCTCGTGCTTCGCACCCCACTGATGATGAGCGTCATGTGGACCTCCGATGCTGGATGCTTCTTGCTGCAGATTGCATGCATGCTATTTCGGAGCTAACCGTGAAGAGAAAGAGAGTTGAAACG GTTTATAGTTCAGCAGCAAAAATTCTTTCGGATTTTGAGCTTCTGAATCAG ATGCACTTTGATGACGCCTATGGAACTTActtagattttggaaatcacACTGAAAAG GGGTTCAGGCGATCAGTTCAGCTTGGTTACTGTGCAAAACCAGGGCCGAACCAACCATTTGGTGAAGGAAAAACAGAAAGCCGAAGTCGAACCAAACCGATTAAACCAGTGGTTTGA
- the LOC120081361 gene encoding mannosyl-oligosaccharide glucosidase GCS1 isoform X7, protein MTGHSRRNPRSRNKSVSAVDGDDDTAVRQGPDTYRRHRDRSKLRPSIRIFNVSLKVMVGFCFVAFFVIFYLIRSLVVVGDHRTPRVITPFPAPKVIDLPQFQGEHKESLYWGTYRPHLYLGIRARTPRSLLAGLMWIGVQNGRYVMRHVCQDSDELSTYGWTHHNARDFGHQVIVDQDLTLATSFLKTKESGSGYGGDWSVRIEVNSKTWFCRSEEVKELLKTGHLFFYLADEDGNALRLSRDAMNIHETSLIASGSRRDIGNWQLHLESRDDVEVHFSGFKTEHFHNLSELVQENIGAQARKFGRLQLSDTSDDSSNILVFQISGRIPFRTDLAFISGTGFPSSREEERVNSLTGSSLTDRLKEKELEFDTRFEECFSLANKFDLESTTVGKAAVSNLLGGIGYFYGRSKIALPGASHPGSRDSFLFYWPAELYTAVPCRPVFPRGFLWDEGFHQLLIWRWDIHISLDILGHWLDLMNIDGWIPREQILGAEALSKIPEEFIPQYPSNANPPALFLVLRVSPANMNSQYTELVHGLKKNAFTETESSKISSFLERAFVRLEAWFQWFNTTQPGKEASSFYWHGRDSSTIRELNPKALMSGLDDYPRASHPTDDERHVDLRCWMLLAADCMHAISELTVKRKRVETVYSSAAKILSDFELLNQMHFDDAYGTYLDFGNHTEKVGVQAISSAWLLCKTRAEPTIW, encoded by the exons ATGACTGGACATAGTCGACGGAATCCTCGAAGCCGAAACAAATCAGTCTCCGCCGTCGACGGCGACGACGACACCGCCGTCCGTCAAGGTCCGGATACTTATCGACGGCACAGAGATAGAAGCAAATTACGTCCTTCGATTCGCATCTTCAATGTTAGTCTCAAGGTCATGGTAGGTTTTTGCTTCGTCGCATTTTTCGTCATCTTTTATCTGATCAGAAGCCTAGTCGTAGTCGGAGACCATCGGACTCCTAGGGTTATTACGCCATTTCCTGCTCCAAAAGTTATCGACCTTCCTCAG TTTCAAGGTGAACATAAAGAGAGCCTGTATTGGGGAACTTATCGACCTCATCTCTATCTTGGAATCCGAGCTAG GACTCCACGTTCATTGCTTGCTGGCTTGATGTGGATAGGTGTTCAGAATGGAAGATATGTCATGAGGCATGTGTGCCAAGATTCTGATGAACTAAGCACATACGGCTGGACTCATCATAATGCACGTGATTTTGGACATCAAGTTATTGTTGACCAGGACTTGACTTTGGCAACAAGTTTTCTGAAAACAAAGGAGAGTGGTAGTGGCTATGGTGGAGATTGGAGTGTTCGCATTGAAGTTAATAGCAAAAC CTGGTTTTGCAGATCTGAGGAGGTCAAGGAATTGTTGAAAACTGGACATCTTTTTTTCTACTTGGCAGATGAAGATGGAAATGCTTTACGTTTGAGTAGAGATGCCATGAACATTCATGAGACTTCACTCATAGCATCAGGTTCACGCAGAGATATAGGAAATTGGCAGTTACATTTAGAATCTAGG GATGATGTGGAAGTCCATTTTAGTGGCTTTAAGACCGAGCATTTTCACAATTTATCTGAACTTGTTCAGGAAAATATTGGTGCACAA GCAAGAAAATTTGGTCGACTGCAGCTCTCTGACACTTCTGATGACTcttcaaatattttagttttccAG ATCTCCGGAAGAATTCCATTTAGAACAGATTTGGCTTTCATTTCTGGAACTGGTTTCCCAAGTTCTAGAGAAGAGGAACGTGTCAACAGCCTTACAG GTTCATCATTAACGGACCGATTAAAGGAGAAAGAATTAGAATTTGATACCAGATTTGAGGAGTGCTTTAGTTTGGCAAACAAG TTTGATTTAGAATCCACAACTGTTGGTAAGGCTGCTGTTTCAAACTTATTAGGTGGCATTGGTTATTTCTATGGCCGGTCTAAAATTGCTCTCCCAGGTGCCTCCCAT CCCGGAAGTCGTGATAGTTTCCTTTTTTATTGGCCTGCTGAGCTTTACACTGCTGTTCCATGCCGTCCCGTCTTCCCTAGGGGATTTTTGTGGGATGAAGGCTTTCATCAGCTGCTGATCTG GCGATGGGATATTCATATTAGCTTAGATATTCTTGGTCACTGGTTGGATCTAATGAATATTGATGGATGGATTCCACGTGAACAAATATTAGGGGCCGAAGCTCTCAG CAAGATCCCGGAAGAATTTATTCCTCAATATCCAAGCAATGCTAACCCTCCAGCATTATTTCTAGTCTTGCGTG TGTCACCAGCGAATATGAACTCACAGTACACTG AATTAGTTCATGGCCTAAAGAAAAATGCATTTACGGAGACAGAAAGCTCGAAGATATCTTCATTCTTAGAACGGGCTTTTGTCCGCTTGGAAGCTTGGTTCCAGTGGTTCAATACTACACAGCCAG GGAAAGAGGCAAGCAGCTTTTACTGGCATGGAAGAGACAGCTCTACAATTCGGGAACTTAAccctaag GCACTGATGTCTGGGTTGGATGATTATCCTCGTGCTTCGCACCCCACTGATGATGAGCGTCATGTGGACCTCCGATGCTGGATGCTTCTTGCTGCAGATTGCATGCATGCTATTTCGGAGCTAACCGTGAAGAGAAAGAGAGTTGAAACG GTTTATAGTTCAGCAGCAAAAATTCTTTCGGATTTTGAGCTTCTGAATCAG ATGCACTTTGATGACGCCTATGGAACTTActtagattttggaaatcacACTGAAAAG GTAGGGGTTCAGGCGATCAGTTCAGCTTGGTTACTGTGCAAAACCAGGGCCGAACCAACCATTTGGTGA
- the LOC120081361 gene encoding mannosyl-oligosaccharide glucosidase GCS1 isoform X5 encodes MWIGVQNGRYVMRHVCQDSDELSTYGWTHHNARDFGHQVIVDQDLTLATSFLKTKESGSGYGGDWSVRIEVNSKTWFCRSEEVKELLKTGHLFFYLADEDGNALRLSRDAMNIHETSLIASGSRRDIGNWQLHLESRDDVEVHFSGFKTEHFHNLSELVQENIGAQARKFGRLQLSDTSDDSSNILVFQISGRIPFRTDLAFISGTGFPSSREEERVNSLTGSSLTDRLKEKELEFDTRFEECFSLANKFDLESTTVGKAAVSNLLGGIGYFYGRSKIALPGASHPGSRDSFLFYWPAELYTAVPCRPVFPRGFLWDEGFHQLLIWRWDIHISLDILGHWLDLMNIDGWIPREQILGAEALSKIPEEFIPQYPSNANPPALFLVLRVSPANMNSQYTELVHGLKKNAFTETESSKISSFLERAFVRLEAWFQWFNTTQPGKEASSFYWHGRDSSTIRELNPKALMSGLDDYPRASHPTDDERHVDLRCWMLLAADCMHAISELTVKRKRVETVYSSAAKILSDFELLNQMHFDDAYGTYLDFGNHTEKVRLIWKEVMGEQGFTTRQLIREVSETPRLRMVPHIGYVSLFPLMGRIIPPESPILGKQLDLISNRSIFWTNYGLRSLSKTSSLYMKYNTEHEAPYWRGTIWMNMNYLILSALNHYATEHGPYRERAKDIRDELRSNIIRNVVGNYHKTGYIWEQYNQKTGKGKGAHPFTGWTSLVLLIMAEAYTES; translated from the exons ATGTGGATAGGTGTTCAGAATGGAAGATATGTCATGAGGCATGTGTGCCAAGATTCTGATGAACTAAGCACATACGGCTGGACTCATCATAATGCACGTGATTTTGGACATCAAGTTATTGTTGACCAGGACTTGACTTTGGCAACAAGTTTTCTGAAAACAAAGGAGAGTGGTAGTGGCTATGGTGGAGATTGGAGTGTTCGCATTGAAGTTAATAGCAAAAC CTGGTTTTGCAGATCTGAGGAGGTCAAGGAATTGTTGAAAACTGGACATCTTTTTTTCTACTTGGCAGATGAAGATGGAAATGCTTTACGTTTGAGTAGAGATGCCATGAACATTCATGAGACTTCACTCATAGCATCAGGTTCACGCAGAGATATAGGAAATTGGCAGTTACATTTAGAATCTAGG GATGATGTGGAAGTCCATTTTAGTGGCTTTAAGACCGAGCATTTTCACAATTTATCTGAACTTGTTCAGGAAAATATTGGTGCACAA GCAAGAAAATTTGGTCGACTGCAGCTCTCTGACACTTCTGATGACTcttcaaatattttagttttccAG ATCTCCGGAAGAATTCCATTTAGAACAGATTTGGCTTTCATTTCTGGAACTGGTTTCCCAAGTTCTAGAGAAGAGGAACGTGTCAACAGCCTTACAG GTTCATCATTAACGGACCGATTAAAGGAGAAAGAATTAGAATTTGATACCAGATTTGAGGAGTGCTTTAGTTTGGCAAACAAG TTTGATTTAGAATCCACAACTGTTGGTAAGGCTGCTGTTTCAAACTTATTAGGTGGCATTGGTTATTTCTATGGCCGGTCTAAAATTGCTCTCCCAGGTGCCTCCCAT CCCGGAAGTCGTGATAGTTTCCTTTTTTATTGGCCTGCTGAGCTTTACACTGCTGTTCCATGCCGTCCCGTCTTCCCTAGGGGATTTTTGTGGGATGAAGGCTTTCATCAGCTGCTGATCTG GCGATGGGATATTCATATTAGCTTAGATATTCTTGGTCACTGGTTGGATCTAATGAATATTGATGGATGGATTCCACGTGAACAAATATTAGGGGCCGAAGCTCTCAG CAAGATCCCGGAAGAATTTATTCCTCAATATCCAAGCAATGCTAACCCTCCAGCATTATTTCTAGTCTTGCGTG TGTCACCAGCGAATATGAACTCACAGTACACTG AATTAGTTCATGGCCTAAAGAAAAATGCATTTACGGAGACAGAAAGCTCGAAGATATCTTCATTCTTAGAACGGGCTTTTGTCCGCTTGGAAGCTTGGTTCCAGTGGTTCAATACTACACAGCCAG GGAAAGAGGCAAGCAGCTTTTACTGGCATGGAAGAGACAGCTCTACAATTCGGGAACTTAAccctaag GCACTGATGTCTGGGTTGGATGATTATCCTCGTGCTTCGCACCCCACTGATGATGAGCGTCATGTGGACCTCCGATGCTGGATGCTTCTTGCTGCAGATTGCATGCATGCTATTTCGGAGCTAACCGTGAAGAGAAAGAGAGTTGAAACG GTTTATAGTTCAGCAGCAAAAATTCTTTCGGATTTTGAGCTTCTGAATCAG ATGCACTTTGATGACGCCTATGGAACTTActtagattttggaaatcacACTGAAAAG GTACGTTTAATTTGGAAAGAGGTGATGGGAGAGCAGGGATTTACAACTCGACAACTTATCCGGGAAGTGTCGGAAACGCCAAGGCTAAGAATGGTTCCTCATATCGGTTATGTCAGTCTTTTTCCACTCATGGGGAGAATCATTCCACCT GAATCTCCGATCCTTGGAAAACAGCTTGATCTTATTTCAAATCGAAGCATATTCTGGACAAATTATGGGCTCCGTTCCCTATCTAAAACAAG CTCATTATACATGAAGTACAATACGGAGCATGAGGCACCTTATTGGAGAGGTACAATTTGGATGAACATGAATTACTTGATTCTTTCAGCTCTCAACCACTATGCCACAG AGCATGGACCGTATAGAGAAAGAGCCAAAGATATTCGTGATGAGTTGAGAAGCAATATAATTAG